From the genome of Alteromonas stellipolaris:
CCGGTATATAGAAATGGACGATGAATAAAGGCATCGGTTGCCCCTACTAGCTTCATCACTACTATTTCATCATGCTTATTAAGAATGTTCAGTCGAATAGTGTTACCTATAATCAGCACCACAGCGAAGAACAATAAAATGCCAATAAAGGTGACAAGGTCGCTGGCAATATCAATAACCGCATACAAGCGCTCCAACCATTCTATATCTAACTTACCTATATCAACCTCACGCTGCTGCTTTAGCTTATCGAGCAGTGTTTTAGCGGCATTCGGTGTGGCATGCTTATCAATGGGAGTCACTAAGACAACATCGGGTAGCGGGTTACTTTGCAAATACGCAATAGCATCGCCTAACCCTGATAAATGCTGAAACTCTTTTAACGCATCATCTGCAGGTATAAACACCACAGAATCAATTTCTTCCCAAGTATTTAACCTGGCAACCAATTGCTGTGAACTGGCGGCTGATATATCAGGTTTCAAAAATAAAGAAATCTCTGAGGCTTGTTCCCACCCGGCGGTAATTTTCTCGGTATTTTTAACCATAATATAAAGCGTGCTAGGAAGGGTAATACTTAAGCCCAACACACCAATAGTCATCAGTGAAGCCGCGGGCTGACGCCATAATTCGCCTAAGCTTGAAAGGGCTTGCCTTATATGGCTTACGAAGAACATCACAATAGATTGTACAAACCCTATTTTCCTAGACGACGCGCCTTGGCTTCTACCTTTAAATAGAATACTCATTGCCAGTTCCCATTTAAGTCATCAGTTAGCCCGTCGGTAATCATTTGGCCGTCTTTTAAAGTGAGTGTGCGATATTTCATTCGGGCAATTAGCCCTAAATCATGGGTAGCGATGAACACAGATACACCGGCTTGGTTGAAATCTTCAAACAAGCGAATAATTTCCATAGAAAGTTTCGGGTCAAGGTTTCCGGTAGGCTCGTCGGCAAGAAGTAAGGGAGGCTTGTTAACAACAGCGCGTGCTATACCAACCCGTTGTTGTTCGCCGCCTGATAACATAATGGGTAAGTTGCGGCTTTTATCTCGTAACCCTACCATTTCTAGTGCGGCATCGACACGCTTACCAATTTCCTTGTGGGTGTACCCTTCTATCACAAGTGGAAGCGCCACATTGTCGAAAACCGACTTGTCCATCAACAATTGATGGCTCTGGAAAATCATGCCTATATCGCGACGAATGTAGGCAATATCTCTTCGGCTAATAGCATTGAGGTCATGACCGTTTATCAGTACACGACCTACTGTAGGGCGTTCCATAATACTGATAAGTTTAAGCAGCGTGCTTTTCCCTGCGCCAGAGTGGCCGGTAAGAAAAGCCATTTCTCCAGGGGCGATGTGAAAATCGACTTTACTCAACGCCCGTTGTCCACCGGGGTAGGTTTTGCTTACTTGCTCAAACTTTATCATGCATGTTCCCTACTACCCTATTCCCGTAATTAGCTATTAATGCTGTCTACTCGCCGCTATCAATTTCACTAAATAGCGCATCAATAAATTCTTGACCGTCGAACTGGCGTAAGTCATCAATACCTTCACCAACCCCTATATATCTGATAGGTATACCAAATTTATCCGCAATTGAGAAGATAACACCACCTTTTGCGGTACCGTCTAGTTTGGTAAGGGTAATACCAGTTAAGCCAACCGCTTGATTGAATAACTTCGCTTGGCTAATAGCATTTTGCCCTGTACCCGCATCAAGGGTAAGCATGACTTCGTGAGGGGCATTAGGGTTCAGCTTTTTCATTACGCGAACCACTTTCTTAAGCTCTTCCATCAAGTTGTCTTTGTTCTGCAAGCGACCTGCGGTATCGGCGATAAGAATATCTGTTTTGCGGGATTTTGCAGCTTCTAGCGCATCGTAAAGTACTGACGCACTATCTGCGCCCGTATGCTGTGCAATAACTGGAATACTGTTTCGCTCACCCCATACCTGCAATTGCTCTACAGCAGCAGCCCTAAAGGTATCACCCGCTGCCAGCATTACTTTTTTGCCCTGCTGCTGGAACTGCTTAGCTAATTTACCGATGGTGGTAGTTTTACCTACCCCATTTACACCAACCATGAGAATAACGAAGGGGCCTTCATCGCTATTGTGGGCGTTAATGGCATCGCTCAGCGGTTCGTTAACCTTCGAGAGCATGCCCGCCATTTGCTGTTTCAGGATATCAAGCAAGGCTTCTGCGTCTTTAAGATCTTTACGGCTTGCACTATCCGTTAAGTGGGTAATGATTTTTTGCGTGGTATCCATTCCCACATCAGCAACCAATAATTGGGTTTCTAAATCTTCGTATAATTCATCATCAATTGCCTTGCCTTTGAAAAGGCTAACTAGGCCGCTACCTAAGTTTGCTTTAGTGCGAGACAAGCTTTCTTTAAGGCGCGAGAATAGTGATTTTTTCTCTTTTGGAGCTGGTGCTGCCTCAACTACAGGTGCAGTTTCCACAACGGGCTCGTTAGCAATGTCGGCTGCTTCTGCTTCTGCTTCTGCTTCTGCTTCTGCTTCTGCTTCTGCTTCTGCTTCTGCTTCTGCTTCTGCTTCTGCTTCTGCTTCTGCTTCTAAAACGCTAGCTGTTTGAATTGGAAATTCAACAGCAGGCGCTTCACTTTCTTGCTTTGATTCAAGTTCTTGAAATGGCGTTTCAAGCGATTTCTCGGCATTTTCACCATCATTTACTGACGCTGGCGAACTAGCTTCATCGGCTATTTCAACTGCATCTAACTTGTCAGGTACCACGCCCACTGGCGCAGCGTCTTCTTTCTCGACAGGTACTGACACCGGCTCATTTGCTACTGGTGCTGCGCTTTCAGCTAAATCGCTCTGGGCAGGGTCTATTGAAGCGCTATTGGCATCTTCCGATAGGTCACTACCGGCAGTGTCTTTGACCACTGGCGCGGCAGTGCTAGGTGGCTGCTCGGCGTCTGAAGTTTGTGATTCATCAGGTAAAACTGCGCTTTGATCAACTGACTTTTGATCTTGGTTTTCCTGTGCTTTTTGCTTATTTGCTTTTTTGTTCTTACCGAACCAGCCAAAAAGTTTCGACATTGTTAAGACAAATCCTTATAAATACTGGGCAATTTCGGCTACACTTGCCGAATATTGAATAACCCCATGATACCATTGTCAGCGACTATGAAGCGAGTTTCTCGCCCACTCAGGGCATCTTCAACTGCAAAAAAATCCTATTCTACCCACGCAAAAGCGAAAGGCGGACATATTCGCATTATCAGCGGTCAATGGCGGGGAAGAAAGCTACCGGTTCTCGACGCAGAAGGTTTACGCCCCACCACCGACCGAAATAAAGAAACCTTATTCAATTGGCTTATGCCTTATTTGAATGAAGCAAAGTGCTTAGATGTATTTGCAGGCTCGGGGGGCTTGGGATTAGAAGCGCTGTCACGCTATGCCCTTTCTTGTGATTTTATTGAATTAGATAAATCGGCAAGTGCACAGTTAAAAAAGAATTTGGCGTTATTGACGGCTAATAATGCACAAACTGCTAGCGTCCATCAGGGCGATGCCTTAGCAATACTCCCTACCTTTTCAGGTAAAAGCTTCGATATAATGTTTGTCGATCCGCCTTTTCACAAAGGGTTGGTAGCACCAACGTTATCGGCTATTGCCACTAATAACTTATTGTCAAACGACGGTGTGTTATACGTAGAGCACGAAGCGAACCTTGCGCCTATTTCCCTGCCGGACCACTGGCAAATTATAAAAGAAAAGCGCACATCGGCGCTTTGCTATTATTTGATAAAGGCTGTGTGGTAAAACTGCATTGTCTCACGATAAACGCGTTAAGCCCTTACTACGAGAACATTAAGCCAAATCGAGACCGATATTCGAAATACCTTCTTCTAACGCAATCGCTTTTAGCGCATCAGCCGTGCTAGCAGGTGACTTTCCAGCTTCAACACAGTCAAGCAATGCTTCTTGCACTTCTACTTCAAACACCATAAGTGGGTGCTCTTTTACGGTTTCATCATCGGCTTCGCCGCTTTCTAACAAGTAAGCTTCTACGCTACCTTGAGAAAGCTTACTAACAACTACCGCACCTTGTGGGTCGTCGCCGGCAATAAGATTAAGCACAGCGGCCAACCCAATTGCGGCATCAATCGCGGGATACACACCATAGGTATCAAAATCGCTAGTATCGGGCGTCGCCACTTCCACTTTTTCAAGCTGTACTGCAAGATTGAACTTACTTTTAGGTGCTTTTACCGACTCCCATACAAGATTGAGACAGTTACGAATACCTTCTTTATCACCAAATTCGGTGACATCACAGAATAGCTCGTAGTTAGGAATCATTCGCTCAAGCAAAGCTGCACTAAAGGCAACCGCTCTGAATCCTTCGAGCGCGCGCACACGCCCAAATGTATTAAGTTTTTGCTTTGCCATTAATCAGCTCCGGTGGCATGCATAAAGTATTGAGTAGCACCATCAAGAAGCATTTGAATGGCTATCATGACGAGGATCATCCCCATTAGTCGTTCCATTGCAATAAGACCACGTTCGCCTAATAGCTTATGAAACACATTTGAAAACATCAAAATTACTGCACTTATTAACCATGAGGCGCCAAGCGCAAGTGCCCAGTCAGACATACGATCTGGGTTTTGGTTTGCCAGAAGAATGAGCGCCGCTAATGTTGAGGGCCCCGCAATCATTGGTATAGCCAGCGGCACCAAGAATGGCTCTTCGCCAACAGCGAGCCCACTAGGGTTACCTGCTGACGGAAAAATCATTTTAAGCGCAATCAAAAATAAGATAATACCCCCAGCAATGCTGACTGTTTCTTGTTCAACATTGAGGAAATTTAACACCGACTGACCGCTAAATAGGAATAAAAACAAAATTCCTAATGCAAACAGTAATTCTCTGATGAGAATCATTTGCCGTCTTCGAGGTTCTATCGACTTTAAAACCGACATGAACACAGGCAAATTGCCAAGAGGATCCATGATCAAGAATAACATGACGGCTGCTGACCAAGTATCCATTTTTTCTTATTCTCCAATAGCTTGCTAGTTATAACTGACAGCAAGAATATTTTTTATAATACCATTTTCTGCATTGTACAAAAAAGCATTCGTAATTTGTCAATTTTAGGCTTAAATATTAACTATAACGCTTTGAAACCGTTACGGACAAAAATACATCTAGTGCAAAGCTGTAAAATTAAGCTATTCTCATATTTCTGTATTGAGTCATTTTATTAATAATATGTACTTCAATAATTGAGCGCACCGAGGTATTGCAGCGGTAGCTGCGCTTACAACGATAGTAAATTTAAAAACAAAATAACGTTGGGAACCAGCAGAATGAGTTTGATGACTGTAAAAGAAGTAGCGGCCTATTTGGGTGTTCAGGAAGTTAGAGTAGAACGCTTGGAAAGAGAAAGCCTCTTGGTGGCAAAAGAAAAAGACACTGACGGCAATGCCTTGTTTGATAGCGCAGATGTAGAGCGTTACAAAGTGCTTGCTGAGCGCTTAGGCGGTATTTAATTACCCGCAAACATTTATCTGTAAAGATAGACTGAATTAAGTGATGTCGCCACCTTAGAGTGGCGACATCCGTTTATGACTTATTTAAAGTCTTGAAGCATTCTTGCAATGCTTCGAATTCCCTTGGCTGTTGCACCTACTGGCATTTCTGCCGTTGCGCCGCCATGATAAGCCGCCGCTAAATCTAAGTGCACCCATCCTTTTCCTTCAGGGTTTACAAAGCGTGATAAGAAGCCTGCCGCATTAGATGCACCGCCACCACCACCGCCTTTCATAGGTCGGCTGTTAGCGGTATCTGCAAAGGCAGACGGGCAACGTTCTGCATGAAAAGGTTCAATAGGCAATGGCCAAAAACGCTCATTTTCAGCGCTTGCTGCCGCAAGCATTTGTGAACGAGCATTGTCATCCATTGAAAATACGGCGTGATAGTCAGAACCTAGCGCTACCACTGCTGCCCCCGTCAAAGTGGCCGCATCGATAATGAGTGGAGCGCCAGTTTCTGTTGCCGCCATTAGGCCATCAGCCAATACTAAGCGACCTTCCGCATCGGTATTGACGACTTCAACGGTCACGCCGTTTTTATAAGTAAGTACATCACCCAATTTATAAGCATGGCCACTAATTAAGTTTTCTGCACAGCATAAAATGAGCTTTAAACGCTTACTAATACCTTGGCTAATGGCAAGGCCTAGTGCGCCGGTTACGGTAGCTGCTCCGCCCATATCACATTTCATATCAAGCATACCTTCACTTGATTTAATGCTGTAACCACCACTGTCGAAAGTTATTCCTTTCCCTACTAGAACCGCTTCAACGGGCGCATCAGGATCACCTGTCGGGTTGTAATCAAGCTCTAACATCACAGGGGGGCGTTCACTGCCTCTGCCCACGTTGTAAATACCTGTCCAACCCGCGTCTTTTAATTCTTCACCCACTGTCATGGTATAAGACACATGCTCTTTACCTAATTCAGACAACCAAACTGCTGCACGCTGCGCTAAGGTTTCAGGGCTTAAATCTTCTGGTGTGTCGTTCACTAACTGACGGGTAAATAGTAAAGCTGCGTAGTTCTGCTCTAGCCACTGTTTATCGTCGTTATCGGCCCACTTGATAGTTGAAGGGTTGCGAGCTCGGGTAAAACTTAACGCGAAAGCCCATTGTTGTTCTTTGGTCCACTTGCCCGTTAAGGCCACTTCGGGAATGTTTAATCCATCAAGTTTTCGCGCGACTTGTTGAATTGTGCGCTCAAGCGCGCCACTGTCGCTATTATCGCCAATTGGCAAGTGGATTACTGCGCCATTTTCACTAAAAGAGAGCTTGGTATTTTCTCCCCACGCACTATTGGCTTTATCTGAGGATAAGCTTACGGTAAATTCTGCCATTACGTTTTAATCCTTATATATTTTTGCGTTTCATTGCTGGGGTAGATGTTTAGTTCTAGCAACGCAATGCATGTAAATTTATGTCGTTATAGGCCAATTGTTATGTTTTTTTCGCCATCACTACTACGTGGCACCTTAATTAAACGCTATAAACGGTTTCTTGCCGACGTAAAACTTGAAGACGGCTCAATAGTCACTGCGCATTGCCCTAATACGGGGGCGATGACAGGGTGCGCCGAACCTGGCTACACCGTCTATTTGAGCGAATCTGACAATCCTAAGCGAAAGTTAAAATATACCTGGGAGCTTGCCCAAACCTTTGACGGCGATTTCATTGGCATTAACACTCACAATGCTAATAAATTGGTGGCAGAGGCACTAAATAACAAGGTCTTGTCTGCATTTTCTGATATTAATCATTGGAAAGCTGAAGTAACACCGCCTGGCGGTAATAGTCGTTTCGACTTTGCCTGCGGTCAAGGTGACACCCTTGAGTATATTGAGGTGAAATCTGTCACACTGGCGCGGGGAAACCAAGGATTCTTTCCTGATGCAGTAACCGCTAGAGGTGCAAAACATTGTTTAGAACTTGCAGAACTCTCTCAACAAGGTATAAGTACCTGCTTATTATTTTGTGTTCAGCATACGGGCGTGCATTCTGTACAAGTAGCGCGAGATATTGATCCTGTTTACGCCGACGCCGTACACACCGCGGTCACATCAGGAGTCAAGTTCCTCGCAGCAAGCTGTTCAATTGATGAACAAAAAATAGTTATAAATCAAACACTACCAGTAAACGTGTGAAAAATAGGTTGATTTTTTTCATTTCGCCTTCATATTTGCGCCTTGTTTTACTGGAAGTACGTGAAATACGTAAACTAGTAGCAGTGCTGACTTATAATCAATATCCTCAGCATAATAATTACATAGACACGAGCAATTGCTTGTAATGAACGACTTTGATTTAGTTAATCGATTCATTCAGGACAAGATGGATGTCGTAGTGTAGGAGATGTGGCAGATGCCAACAGGAAAAGAAACAAAATCCCTAGGGCTATTAGCACTAGCAGGATTGCAGCCGTACCAGGCTACCGCTGACGAAGAGTACATGGGCGAGCCGCAAATGGAGCACTTCCGTTTACTGCTTAAAGCATGGCGCAACCAACTTCGTGAAGAAGTTGACCGCACCGTTACGCACATGAAAGACGAAGCAGCAAACTTTCCAGACCCGGTAGACCGCGCTGCGCAAGAAGAAGAGTTCAGCCTTGAATTACGTACTCGCGACCGCGAACGTAAATTGATCAAGAAGATTGAGAAGACTCTTAAGCGTATTGAAGAAGATGACTTTGGTTTTTGTGACCAATGTGGCATTGAAATCGGTATTCGTCGCTTAGAGGCTCGTCCTACGGCCGATCTGTGTATCGACTGTAAGACCATGGCAGAAATCAAAGAAAAGCAACTACAAGGTTAATAAACCTTCGTAGTAAGTTACACGCCTCATAGTATTTACTATAGAGGTGTGTAACAGTATTTCTATTAATGCCATCTAAAATCGACTCCTCACCTCAATATGTCGGCCGCTTCGCGCCTTCGCCGTCCGGGCAACTTCATTTCGGCTCTTTAGTTACCGCGCTCGCTAGCTACCTAGATGCACGCCATCACAATGGGCAATGGTTAGTTCGAATGGAAGACATTGACGCACCGCGATGTTTACCTGGTGTCGACAGCGACATTTTGCTTACCCTTGAATGCCATGGCCTTCACTGGGATGGTAGCGTTTTATATCAACAACAGCAGCATACACGGTATCAGGCAAAACTTGATAGCCTACTAGCAGACAAATCAGCCTATTTTTGTGCCTGTACTCGCAAGCAAATAAAAGCAAACGGCGGGCACGACAACCACTATTGTCGAGACCTAGGCCTAACCGCTCAGTCAGAAACCGAATCAGCATCTGATACCCGTAGCTTAGCAATACGATTAAAACTTGATTGCCAATTAGATGCCTTCGATGACGGTATTATGGGCGGTGTTGATAAAACAGGGGCACTATCAGTAGTGAATTCTGTAGCCCATTCAACATCATCTGGTTTAGTCGAAGCGGAACGCCACACAGTCAAACGCAGTAACAATAGTAATAGCAACGATGACTCAATAAGCGCAAGCAGAGTAACACCGTTAAGCACAGCACCAGAAGATGTAGTGATTAAGCGCAGCGATGGCCTTTTCGCCTACAATTTTGTTGTAGCGTTAGACGATGAATATCAGGGTGTAACAGACATTATTCGAGGCAGCGACCTCTTAAATATCACCCCGCTTCAACGCGCTATTTATCGTTCATTGGGCTGCTATGTGCCAAAATATGGGCATATTCCAGTTGCTGCAGTGTCACCAGGGCGAAAGCTGAGTAAACAAAACCATGCAGCGCCTATTAACAACAAAAATGTGCTGGAAAATATCGTTAATGGCCTGTCTTTTTTAGGCCAAGGTGACTACCACGCTAACGAATTTGAAGACGCCACACAACTGCTTACTATGGCAATATCGCGCTGGGATAGGAAATTAGTACCTAAAATAGCCGAAATTATTGTGGGCAAGCACGAATCCACTTATTATAGCCATCCTTTATAACCTTCGGAGACTTCACCATCATTCATCGTGTTTTCAATTCTGTTAAGCGAGCCTTTACTAAGGAACATACCGCTGACAATGTACTAGAGCCTCGTGTTATGACTCGTGGGGAGCACGGCATCTCTCGCGAAGACGTGAGCCCTAATGCGTTGAAGGTCATGTATCGCCTTAACGGAGCAGGCTTCGAGTCTTATTTGGTCGGAGGTTGTGTTCGCGATATTTTGATGGGGCATGAGCCCAAGGACTTTGATGTGGCCACCAATGCCACACCGGAACAAATTAAAGGGCTGTTTAGAAACTGCCGTTTGATTGGCCGTCGTTTCAGACTAGCCCACGTTGTTTTTGGTCGTGAAGTGATAGAAGTAGCAACCTTCCGTGGCCATCACACCGAAGAGCCTGAAGCGAAAGAAGTACCGAAGAACAAAGCAGTGTCAAAGCGAGATGCCCACGGGCAACTGGTTAGAGATAATGTTTTTGGTAGCATTGAAGAAGATGCCGAACGCCGAGATTTCACATTCAATGCCATGTACTACAGTGTGGCAGACTTCACCGTAAAAGATTTTGCAAATGGTCTAGAAGCGATTGAAAAACGTGAAGTACGTTTAATAGGCGACCCAGAAGTTCGTTATCGTGAAGATCCTGTTCGCATGCTTCGTGCTGTGCGTTTCGCAACCAAGCTTTCAATGCGTATAAGCAATGACACCGCCGCTCCTATCAAGCAGCTAGCGAGCTTGCTAAACAATATCCCGGCCGCTCGATTGTTCGAAGAAACCTTAAAGCTGTTCTTATCTGGTCAAGGTGAGAAAACCTTTATGATGCTTCGTGAGTACGGCTTGATTGCACCGTTATTTCCACAACTTGCACCGTTTATCGAAGACGAAAATAGTCGTGAAATGCAGTTTGTACGAAAAGTGCTGCAAAATACCGATGAAAGAATTAATAATGATCAACGAGTTACACCTGCATTCTTATATGCTGCATTGCTCTGGTATCCGCTAGAAGAGCGCGCACAAATAATGCAGGCAGAGTCTGGGTTAAGCGCGCATGATGCATTCAACCTTGCGTCAACTGAAGTGATTGCGAAACAGACTCAACGCATTATGATCCCCAAGCGCTTTTCCACGGTTATTCGCGACATTTGGATTTTACAGCAACGCCTTCCTAAGCGTTTTGGCCGTCGTGCCTTTCAGCTGTTAACTCATCCTAAATTTCGTGCCGGTTATGATTTTCTACTCGTTCGCGGGCAAGTTGAGGGCGGAGCCCTATTGGAACTTGCCCAGTGGTGGACGCATTTTCAGCACGGCGAACCTGGCAAGCAAAAGAAAATGTTAAACGACTTGCGTCGCCAAGAGGGTGATGGCCCCAAACCAAGGAAGCGTAAACGCCGCCCAGCATCGAGAAATACCGATGCATAAAGAGCACGTTTATATTGGTATTGGCAGCAACCTTGGCGACCCCGTTCAACACGTTGAAGACGCCTTTATTGCGCTGGGCTTGCTTGAAGGAACTCGGGTGCTTACGTGCTCATCGTTGTATTCTAGTAAGCCTATGGGTCCGCAAGACCAACCGGATTACATTAACGCGGTATCCCTGATTGAAACGACCTTAGAGCCGCATAAACTACTCGGTGAGTTACAGCGTACTGAGCACGACTTTGGCCGAGAACGTAAAGGGCAACGCTGGGGCGCAAGAACTCTCGATTTGGACATATTACTTTACGGTAGCCAAACTATTTCTACGCCTGAACTTACCGTGCCACATATTGGCATGTCTGAACGGGAATTTGTGTTAGTTCCTCTGTTTGAAATAGCCCAATCTATGGTTATGCCCGACGGAAAACCTATTTCACACTGGGTTGCTAAGTGCTCGCTTGATGGTCTTAAACGCCTGCGCGCTTCCATTTAGCTTCAAAATCCGTATAGTTCGCCCCATTATTCTTTCCCTGGAAGGTTGCTATGAAGAAAATTACCGTTTCTGGCTTGCTTAAAATGAAGCAAGCTGGCGAAAAAATTACCTCACTAACAGCTTACGATGCCAGCTTTGCAAAAATGTTTGATGAGCAAGGTATTGATGCACTGCTGATTGGCGATTCGCTAGGCATGGTACTTCAGGGAGAAAGCGACACCTTACCGGTTACCATTGAAGATATCGAATATCACACTCGTAGCGTAAGACGAGGCACCGAACGAGCCTTCGTATTAGCTGATATGCCGTTTATGTCCTACGCCACCCCAGAACAAACTTATGCGAACGCAGGC
Proteins encoded in this window:
- the folK gene encoding 2-amino-4-hydroxy-6-hydroxymethyldihydropteridine diphosphokinase — translated: MHKEHVYIGIGSNLGDPVQHVEDAFIALGLLEGTRVLTCSSLYSSKPMGPQDQPDYINAVSLIETTLEPHKLLGELQRTEHDFGRERKGQRWGARTLDLDILLYGSQTISTPELTVPHIGMSEREFVLVPLFEIAQSMVMPDGKPISHWVAKCSLDGLKRLRASI